GTTCAAAGGAATAATAGTCATCAAGCTGCTCGTAACTATCTCCAATTGCCCCCTTACCTAAAGGAGCTCCTTCACTATTACTAAAGGCAGTTACAATTTTATCCTCACTGATGCCAAACTGCACATAGTAGTTTTCAAAATCGTAAATATACCATTCGTAACCATAAGGCGTCAAATCAATTCGCTTCGGCTCTCCAAAGCTATCTAACACTGTTTCTTTTTCTGCATTTATCCATTCATACAGTCGTGACTCATCTGTTGGAGGGGGCATGAGAGACTCATGCTCTTGAGGGGAATTAGACATTTCCTTAGTATCGTTAAAAAAAGGAAAATCCCCCACTTGTAAGGAACCTTCTAATAAGTAAAACGCTAATATAGAAACCATTACAATAGTAATGATCAGCCTTCTTACCGCTTTCATTCACTCACCTCGTTTTTCATTGCAAAGTAGATTCTGCTACATAACTTTACTATTCCTTCGTCTATAAATGCAACGAATTTGGCCATAACAAAAAAGTGCCCATATTTAACTAAGACACCTTAATTCACTGGCATAGCCAATTAGGAAAGCACCCGCCTAGGGAAAGTTTGTCCCCTCTCCCAATAGCGTTCGGTTGTCCTCTTTCTGTTTGAAAGAGTTCCTTTTTGTTGGTGGATCTGCAAAGACTGTTTTATAAGTTCATTTCATAAAAGAAGAATGAGACATTGCCATTATTCCGTTACTTTCAACCATAGTTTTCAATCTAACTTATATAACACATCTAGACATCACTTCTAATTATCTTGAAACATGCTTATGATATAAAGCTAAGCTTCAATCAGTGGGCGTTTTCCTTCATCCCCCACTGATTGTTAGGTTAACTTATCGGACCTTTAGGGGCAGTTTATCCCCCTCCTAAACGTTTCGATCTTCTTACGTTTTGAGGTGGGGTTTTACTGCCCCTTAAGAGTGGGATAAATAAAAAGGAGGACCTTTAAATCCTCCTAACTGATGGTGATCTTTAATCACTAACTACTCCCTAATAATCGATATTAATGATGGTATTGAGGCTGTTCAGATATTTCAGTAAGGGCGATCGCAGCTTGATGCTCTGTAGAAGTGTGGACAGCCAAGTCACCTAATGACACGATACCTATAAGCTTTTGTCCTTCAACAATCGGTAATCGGCGAATTTGCTTTTCTGCCATTAATTTAGCTGCTTCTTGGACATCCATGTCTGGTGTAGCTGTAAATAAATGATCACTCATAACTTCTTGAACAGATGTTGAACTAGGGCGTTCTTCAGCTACACCTCTTACAACAATATCTCGATCAGTGATCATACCTACAAGCTTTTCATTTTCACATATAGGGATCGCACCTACATGATCTTGTTTCATTTTCATGGCTACCTCATAAACATTATTATTAGGTGTGCACGTATCAACATTGTCTGTCATAATATCTCTCAAAATTGTCACTATACATTCCTCCTTTTTTTAAATTACAGTGTTTATCTTTCCCAATCGAATTTAAAATATGAATTATTCAACATCGTATCGTTGCAACGAAACGAAATTCGTAATATCATTAAGAAAGAGTTATTTGAAAGATACGAGGAGGTAATCATAATGAAATTTCAAGATACCGGATTAGATGGATTACTCGTGGAGTTCCAATTACTTGAAGAAATAATGGAATCGGCAGGATTTGCTTATCAATATGATTATGAACGTGCGACATTTGACTATAAAATCATCGATCAAGTTCATAACGATGTTTATTATTTTCGGATCCCCTCACACGTAGAAGAGGGAGAAATACCTTCTCCACACTGCATGGTTCGGATAATGACACCATACGTAGGAAAACATTATTACCCTCATGGTGTAGAGTATGATGAAAACTTCCCTCAATTTGTAACCGATAAATGCCACAAGAAAATTCAGGGGATTTTAGACAAAGTAAAGACTGAAGCATTGTGACCCTTTTTCTACATAACCTGATAATCAATCCTTCTTGCTTTCGATCTATTCTGCCTGGAGCTACCCAGCCATTGAATTGTCGAAAGCAATTTTTTACATATTATGCAGCCCCTTCGGCATCTTATGATAATATCACTTTATCGAACAACCATCGGCCATTACGAATGTACATATACTTCTTATTGGCGATTTCCGGTAATAGAGAGAAAGGAGTATCAATTTGTCGTCTTCTCATATTAAAAAGTACATTTATATAGCCATTGGCCTCATCGTGGCACTATTACTTTTTTACTTTGTTTTACCTGTCTCTTTACCTATTATATTAGCATTAATTACTGCTCTTTTTTTATCACCAGCTGTAAAGTCCTTAATGAAAAGAGCGAAATTATCACGGAATATCGCGGTTTTTATCGTATTTGTGCTTTTTTTACTTTTCATTGCTATGCTCGGGTATTTTACATTCACTCGCGCTCTCAGTCAATTAAATCAGTTTGTGGAAAATTTACCGTCAATCATTAATGAGATAAACATTACATGGATGTCTTTACTAGAAAACTTACGCATGCGATTTGATCATTTATCTCAAGATATTGTGAATGAAATTGACGCAGCAGTTACCTCTCAACTACTTACTATGAGAGATACGCTGCAAGAAATAAATATCGTCGGTTATGCAACGAGTATTTTAGTTAAAATTCCATCCTATATTGTATCTTTTTTAGTTTATTTAATTGCCCTCTACTTATTTCTATTAGATATACCTCGACTAAAGTTAAAAGTATTTAGCTACATGTCAGAGAAAACAGCAGAAAAGGTTCGTTTTATGTCTGCCAGATTATCATATGTCATTTTCGGCTTCTTTAAGGCTCAATTTCTCGTAAGTATTATTATATTTATCGTGACGCTAATCGGTTTGTTATTTATCGCTCCTGAAGTAGCGTTAATAATGTCCATTTTCATTTGGTTGATTGATTTCATTCCAATCATCGGCTCTATAGCTTTATTAGCCCCTTGGGCCGGTTATCATTTAATTGCCGGTAATACCGTTTTAGCTATCCAATTACTCGTGTTAGCTGCCATTCTCCTTACAATCAGACGAACGGTGGAACCTAAGGTAATGGGTCATCATATCGGCCTATCACCACTCGCTACACTCATTTCTCTCTATATAGGTTTAATGCTATTCGGAGCAGTTGGATTCGTCCTGGGCCCGCTTGTCATCATTTTATTTACGAGCGCCAAAGAAGCTGGTATTATAAAATTCAATTTTAAAGTGTAGTGACGGTCTTATGGGATTTTCATGACAAATAAAATGCCAAGATACGTCTCATGCTATGTTATAAGCATATTCTAAACCATTCATTTAAACACCAAAAAGAGCTTTGCTCCTGATTCCAATCAGAAGCAAAGCTCTTTCATTAAAAACACAAACATAGTTCTTTAACCTAACAATTCACACGCCCCATAAGTGAATAATTAACCAATGATAGCACGGAATAGGTTGGTTGTTTCACCAGGGTCATAAATGACATATAGGAGTAAATAGACGGCAATACCTGTTGTAGCTGATATAAACCAAATAATTGATGTAAGCGGTCCTAATTGACGGTGAGACTTTAATTTATTTTTATAGCCTGTAATAAGTTGAATAATCCCTAAAACTGCTGCAAGAGTTGCCATCGTGATATGAAAAACTAAAAAGACCTGATAGTAAAATGCCACATCATCAGGGCCACCAAAGGACGTACTTCCAACAAAGAATGTTTTAGATAAATATGTGGCAAAAAAGATGACGGCAAGCACAGCTGCCCAGAACATAACTCTTGTATGAGCCTCGACCTTTCTCTTAGCGATAAAATACCAGCCAATCGCTACAAATATGGCACTTAAGCCAATAAAGACAGTGCTGATAAACGGCAAAAATTCAGCCATTATTCTCCCCCTCTCTCCCTGTAAACTTAAAAATAGATTTAATACGCAATTATTCTACCATACCTCGTTTATAATCACATCTCATCCCATACAGGCCCTCGTTCCCTTATAAAAAGTGCCCCCATAAAGCGGAGGCACTATCTATAGGCTTAGTACTTTACAATTCCAAGAAGGAACATTAAAGCTCCTACTGTTAAGGCCGCTACAAACATCCCGGACCAAATCATGATATTTATCCAAGCTGTTCCTTTTTCATTCATATGCATGAAAAAGTATAGCTGAAGAACGACCTGAATACCAGCCAGCATTAAAATAAAAGGGATGGCAAAGCCATTAGGAATGGCATCACTTCCAATTGATACAAATGCCAGTGACGTCATAAAGATCATCAAGACAAACGCAACAAGTTGTGTACGACTTTCCCTTTTTAACTTACGCTCTGTGCTTTTAGTAGGCCCTCCTTGTAAAGGAGCACTGGGATCACTATGTGAACTCATTCGATCACCCTCCTATTCCTAATAAATAAACAACTGTAAAGATAAACACCCACACCACATCAATGAAGTGCCAATAAAGAACAGCTGTATAAAATTTAGGAGCATTTGTTAATGTAAGGCCTGTTTTTCGATAGCGAATTAAAAGAGTTGAAATCCAGCATATACCGAATGCCACATGAGCCCCATGAGTGCCCACAAGTGTGTAAAACGATGATGCAAACGCACTTGTACTAAAGCCTAGTCCCTGATGATAATACTCATAAAACTCATAAATTTCAAATCCCAAAAAGCCAAGGCCGAGCAAAACAGTTAACCACATCCACATTAATAATTTTTTGTAGTTGCCTCGCTTCATATTAATAATCGCAAAGACACTTGTCAAACTACTTGTTAGTAGAATCATTGTCATGATAAATACGAGGTTAAGATGAAATAATTCGGCTGGACCAGGACCATCTAATGTCCCGCCCCTTAACCCGAGATAAGTCCCAAACAAACTGGCGAATAAAACCGTTTCTCCTCCTAGGAAAAACCAGAAACCGAGATATTTGTTACGTCCCTCTAATGTCGCCTTCTCCGGATTCGGAGGAAGGGTTTGGTTTTGTATTGTATGTTGTTCAGCCATTTTTTCCTCCCCCCAAATCTCGTTTAATCTCCTCGACGGGAATGTGATGCCCGTGATCTTCTTTAACAGATCTTACAAACATAGCACCGAATGTAATGGCCAATCCTGAAATTGTCAATGGATGAATATGATAAATAAAGCCGAAGCTTGCGACAGTCAAGCCCGCAGCCATAATTATCGGCAGAATGGTGCCATTAGGCATGTGTATATCGCCAAGTGGCTCTGCCGCTTTCATCTTCCCATCACCTTCATATTTTTCATGCCAGAAAGGATCTAATTCTCGCACGAGCGGTGTCTGAGCAAAGTTATACTCAGGGACAGGTGTCGGCGTCGTCCATTCAAGTGTTCGACCATCCCATGGATCAGCTACATTTTCCCGATTTTTAGTTGACGTAAATATATTTACTAACAAGAGGATAAACGCAATGGTCATGAGAAACGCACCAATTGTACTAATAAAATTCATTTCATCCAATCCTTGACCACCTAAATAAGATGCAACTCTTCGTGGCATGCCAATCAAGCCTAGGAAGTGCTGGACGAAAAATGTTAAATGGAAACCGATAAGGAATAACCAGAAGAACCACTTACCAAGCATTTCATTTAACCGATAGCCGAACATTTTCGGCCACCAATAGAAGGCACCTGAGAATAAGCCAAACACGACCCCACCGATGATAACATAATGAAAGTGAGCTACGACGAAATACGTGTCGTGAAATTGATAATTGGCTGCACTCGTTGCCAACATCACCCCAGTGACCCCCCCCATAACGAATGATGGAATGAAGCCTAATGCAAATAAGTTAGCTGTCGTAAATTGAATTCGACCACCCCACAAGGTTAGGAGCCAATTAAAGATTTTAATTCCCGTCGGTACGGCAATAGCCATCGTTGCTACAGCAAAGATGGCATTTGCTACTGGTCCCATCCCCACTGTAAACATATGGTGGGCCCATACCATAAAGCCAAGAAAACCTATGATTAATGTAGCAAAAACCATCGCTGAATAACCGAATAGCCTTTTTTTAGAAAACGTTGCAAGTACTTCTGAGAAAATACCGAACGCCGGCAATATTAAAATATATACTTCCGGGTGCCCAAAAATCCAAAATAGATGCTGCCAGATAATAACGTTACCGCCAAAATCTACGGCGAAATAGGTTGCCCCAAACAACCTTTCAAGCATTAATAGTAATAAACCTATCGTCAATGCAGGAAAAGCGAATAAAATTAGCATCGAAGCGACGAACGAGCTCCATGTAAATAACGGCATTCTCATCATACTCATACCTGGAGCACGCATATTAATAATCGTTACAAGGAAATTAATCCCCGCAATCAATGTCCCTAAACCGCTTACTTGAAGGCCAAGTACATAGTAGTCAAGGCCTTGGCCTGGTGACATACTAGACAATGGCACATAGGCCGTCCATCCTGCATCAGGCGCACCTGTGGCGAACCAACTGACGTTCAACAACAATCCACCAAATAAAAATAGCCAAAAACCTAACGCATTTAAAAACGGAAATGCCACATCCCTTGCACCGATTTGCAACGGTATAACAAAGTTCATAAATCCGAATAAGAGAGGCATAGCTGCTAAAAAAATCATCGTTGTACCATGCATCGTCAATAATTCATTAAATGTCTGAGCCTGCACAAACGTAAATTCAGGAAACATGAGCTGAATACGCATAAGAATGGCTTCCAAGCCACCTAGAGCGAAGAAAAATGCCCCACCGGCCAAATATAAAATACCGATTTTCTTATGGTCGACCGTTGTCAGCCAGTCCCAGATTACATTTTTAGACTGCGCATTTGCATAAGACACGTTTAGTTACCCCCTTTTGCACCCTATTCTTCCAGTACTTTTAAGCTGTCTAAATAATCGAGAAGTGCTTCCATTTCTTCATCGTTTATTGCTTCTGCATTAAAACTAGGCATTTCATTACCTGGTTTATATTCTTGCGTATCCCGCAACCATGCTTCTAAATTATCCATATCATACTCAAGATAACCTGCGATAACTTCTCTTTCACCGAAGTTCGTTAAGTCAGGGCCGATATTACCACCCTCTGCTCCAACCGCGTGGCAACTTATACAGGATTGTTCGAACACGGTTCTACCATCAGCAGCAACTGTTTCTTGTGGTTCAGTTACATGTGATGGCGGTTCTGCCATGTTAGTAGCCCAAGTGTCAAAAGTGTCAGGGTCGACTGCAATAACTTTAAAATCCATCAACCAATGCGATGGTCCGCAAAGTTCCGTACACTTACCCATATAAACCCCTTCATTAGGCGCTTCAAACCACATATCATTTTGAATACCCGGGACGTTATCTTGTTTCCCTGCTAAAGCTGGAACCCAGAAAGAATGCTGAACGTCAGATGCTAGCAGTTCAATAATAATTCGTGTATCGGTAGGAATATACATATCTTGCCCTGCTGTGATCTCATAATCTGGGTAGTCAAATTCCCACCAGAATTGATGAGCTGTCACTTGCACCCGCACATAATCAATGCCTTCTTCCCCTTCTTCAGTCGCTTCCATCTGTTCAACTTCCACGTTCGCAAGCGTGAACGTATCCATCACGTTAGGAATAGCAAGCATAAGCAGCAGTAAAATTGGAATCGTTGTCCATATAAATTCTAATGTTCGATTTCCATGGACTTGTTTCGGGATATGTGTATCCCCGGGACGCTCCCGGAATTTAAAAATGACAAAAATGTAAATAGCAAACACGACAACAAGTACGAAAATCATAATATACAAGCTGAGCTGGATTAAGGAAAATTGCATCTCAGCAACAGGTCCCTGAGGATCAAGAGCTGACAAGTTTTCCACTCCGCAACCACTCAGCAGTATGATGAAAGATATAGGAAGCAGTCGCCACAAATACTTCATCTCGTCACAAACCCCTCTTTCTTTGTCTTGAATTTTTAGAACATGTGAACGATTACCATGAGGGCAAACAAAATTGTTAAATAATTTAGTGAAAATACAAACATTTGCCTCGCCCACTTTAAATCATCCTTCATTCTAAATCCAGCTAGCCCTAATATGAGCCAGCCACCCCCTAACACACATGCTGCAATCGTATAAATTACCCCGAAATCTGATACTAATAATGACACTGGAAGCAATGACGCTACATACCATACAATTTGCCTCTTAGTTACGGCGAACCCTGCCACTACTGGCAGCATCGGTATACCAGCTGCCTTATACTCATCAGCTCGCTTCATGGCGAGTGCTAAGAAATGAGGTGGCTGCCAAATGAACATAATTAAGAACATTGACCAAGCGTATGGATGTAAACCCGGATCAATCGCCGCCCATCCAATGAGTGGTGGCACTGCTCCTGCAAAGCTTCCTACGATCGTATTCAACGTTGTGGTACGTTTCGTCCACATCGAATATAACACGACATAAATAAGTAAACCTGCCACACCAATCACCGCAGACATTAGGGTCGTCATAGCCAAAAATGCTGTTCCAATTAATGATACTGAGAGGCCATAAGTTAATGTCTGACGTCCTGTTAGTTGACCATTAACACTCGGGCGTTCTCTCGTACGCGCCATTTTATAATCAATATCACGATCGATATAATTATTAAGTGCACAACCGCCTGCCATAACCATAGCAGCACCGACTAACGTTAACAATGCCGTTAATGGATCATTCCCTAAAGAGGCTCCCGTATAATAAGCGGCCAAATATAATCCTGCGAACGTGGTTATGAGGTTTGACATCACAATACCAGTTTTTGATATTGCCAAATACTCACGGACACTTGCCTTAGAACTTTGCTCAGTTTCAACTGACTGCACACCATCTAATGATTCTGCCGAAGCCAATGTACTTGATTTTCCCAATCGAATCACCTCCCGATTCGTCATCTTCCCAATTTCAAACAGAACTTAAATAATTTGTACTAGCCACATCAAAACGAATAGCTGCTGACAAATTATTATTCTTTGAAAATTTAGGTGAAAATGGCATTGTAAATGACATGTTAGAAAATTTGATTATCCATACACATTATAAAGGAACATTCAGTGATTTTCATCACATTTTTTCTATCTGCTATTTTATGGTTAACAACCCCTCTTATAATAATAAAGCTAATAACATATACACTATGATAATATTATATATTATAAAGTTCCTTGAATGAAAGAGCTTTTTTTGGAAATTAATTCAGTGTGTGTTTCATTGACTTTTCCAGCTACAATACATAAAATGAATTTCGAGCTTATTTTTATTTATTCTTAAAAGTTCGTTTTTTCAAAATAACTTTCTATACGTTTATGTTTAGAAAGTAGAATGACAGAGGGAAAGTCGGTGGATACATGCATCGCTTATTAAAAATATTTGGTACACTTACGAGTTTTGGAATGCTCATTGTGATCATTCAAGGAGCGTTAGTCACTCAGACCGGATCGGGGGATGCCTGTGGTGCAGAATGGCCGCTTTGCCATGGGCGATTAATACCCGAAAACCCCACAATTGAAACATTAATTGAATACACTCATCGACTTGTATCAGGTATTTTAGGAATAATGGTACTAATTCATTCAGCTTGGAGTTGGTTTATCCTTAAACATCTAAGGGAAACGAAATTTTTTGCTATCTTGGCTGTCCTTTTTATTATCTTTCAAGGGTTACTGGGGGCTGCAGCTGTCGTATGGGGTCAGTCTGATGCGGTGATGGCACTCCATTTTGGTTTCTCTTTAGCTTCTTTTGCCAGTGTCCTTTTGTTAACAATTCTTGCTTTTGAAGACGGTAAACATATTCGTGCACTCGTTCCTCCAGTGAGCCGTAAAGTAAGAAATTATTATTACTTTCTAGTTATATTTGTTTATATCGTTGTTTATACAGGAGCTTATGTAAAGCATACCGAGGCTGGTGTAGGGTGTAATGGATGGCCATTATGTAACGGTCAACTTATTCCAATCCTTGAAGGACGTACAGGCATTCAATTCGGCCACCGTTTAGCCGCAGGTCTCTTATTTTTCGCTATTTTCGCTGCCTTTGTTATCGTCTATAAGCATTATAGAACGGAAAAAGCTTTCTTTCATACAACTGTTATCAGCTTTATTCTTATAACGTTACAAGTCATTAGCGGTGCCATCGTTGTCTTTTCAGGACTATCGCTATACGCCACAATGGTTCATGCTGTATTAGTAAGTTTATTGTTTGGCGCTGTCAGTTATACAACACTGCTCGTTGATAGATCTCGAGTTCATTAGGATTAAACAGACTCATATTGTAAATGTTTAAAAACAAAAAGGAGTGCCCCTATATCGGAACACTCCTTTTGATTAACCGGAAACACCTTTCTTCGTCAAAGACATTATCTAGGAATAACACCTGGAGAACCGTTAACACGTCTCATATTAACCGCCTACATGTGTCTATCTCTCTCACACACTATTAAAAGGCTAGGAACACACTAGCTCCTAGCTCACTTTTATAGTACACATTAACTCTTTAGA
The Salipaludibacillus sp. LMS25 DNA segment above includes these coding regions:
- a CDS encoding cytochrome C oxidase subunit IV family protein, with the translated sequence MSSHSDPSAPLQGGPTKSTERKLKRESRTQLVAFVLMIFMTSLAFVSIGSDAIPNGFAIPFILMLAGIQVVLQLYFFMHMNEKGTAWINIMIWSGMFVAALTVGALMFLLGIVKY
- the ctaD gene encoding cytochrome c oxidase subunit I — its product is MSYANAQSKNVIWDWLTTVDHKKIGILYLAGGAFFFALGGLEAILMRIQLMFPEFTFVQAQTFNELLTMHGTTMIFLAAMPLLFGFMNFVIPLQIGARDVAFPFLNALGFWLFLFGGLLLNVSWFATGAPDAGWTAYVPLSSMSPGQGLDYYVLGLQVSGLGTLIAGINFLVTIINMRAPGMSMMRMPLFTWSSFVASMLILFAFPALTIGLLLLMLERLFGATYFAVDFGGNVIIWQHLFWIFGHPEVYILILPAFGIFSEVLATFSKKRLFGYSAMVFATLIIGFLGFMVWAHHMFTVGMGPVANAIFAVATMAIAVPTGIKIFNWLLTLWGGRIQFTTANLFALGFIPSFVMGGVTGVMLATSAANYQFHDTYFVVAHFHYVIIGGVVFGLFSGAFYWWPKMFGYRLNEMLGKWFFWLFLIGFHLTFFVQHFLGLIGMPRRVASYLGGQGLDEMNFISTIGAFLMTIAFILLLVNIFTSTKNRENVADPWDGRTLEWTTPTPVPEYNFAQTPLVRELDPFWHEKYEGDGKMKAAEPLGDIHMPNGTILPIIMAAGLTVASFGFIYHIHPLTISGLAITFGAMFVRSVKEDHGHHIPVEEIKRDLGGGKNG
- a CDS encoding cytochrome (ubi)quinol oxidase subunit III translates to MAEQHTIQNQTLPPNPEKATLEGRNKYLGFWFFLGGETVLFASLFGTYLGLRGGTLDGPGPAELFHLNLVFIMTMILLTSSLTSVFAIINMKRGNYKKLLMWMWLTVLLGLGFLGFEIYEFYEYYHQGLGFSTSAFASSFYTLVGTHGAHVAFGICWISTLLIRYRKTGLTLTNAPKFYTAVLYWHFIDVVWVFIFTVVYLLGIGG
- the coxB gene encoding cytochrome c oxidase subunit II is translated as MKYLWRLLPISFIILLSGCGVENLSALDPQGPVAEMQFSLIQLSLYIMIFVLVVVFAIYIFVIFKFRERPGDTHIPKQVHGNRTLEFIWTTIPILLLLMLAIPNVMDTFTLANVEVEQMEATEEGEEGIDYVRVQVTAHQFWWEFDYPDYEITAGQDMYIPTDTRIIIELLASDVQHSFWVPALAGKQDNVPGIQNDMWFEAPNEGVYMGKCTELCGPSHWLMDFKVIAVDPDTFDTWATNMAEPPSHVTEPQETVAADGRTVFEQSCISCHAVGAEGGNIGPDLTNFGEREVIAGYLEYDMDNLEAWLRDTQEYKPGNEMPSFNAEAINDEEMEALLDYLDSLKVLEE
- a CDS encoding YugN family protein; its protein translation is MKFQDTGLDGLLVEFQLLEEIMESAGFAYQYDYERATFDYKIIDQVHNDVYYFRIPSHVEEGEIPSPHCMVRIMTPYVGKHYYPHGVEYDENFPQFVTDKCHKKIQGILDKVKTEAL
- the cyoE gene encoding heme o synthase translates to MQSVETEQSSKASVREYLAISKTGIVMSNLITTFAGLYLAAYYTGASLGNDPLTALLTLVGAAMVMAGGCALNNYIDRDIDYKMARTRERPSVNGQLTGRQTLTYGLSVSLIGTAFLAMTTLMSAVIGVAGLLIYVVLYSMWTKRTTTLNTIVGSFAGAVPPLIGWAAIDPGLHPYAWSMFLIMFIWQPPHFLALAMKRADEYKAAGIPMLPVVAGFAVTKRQIVWYVASLLPVSLLVSDFGVIYTIAACVLGGGWLILGLAGFRMKDDLKWARQMFVFSLNYLTILFALMVIVHMF
- a CDS encoding heme A synthase, which encodes MHRLLKIFGTLTSFGMLIVIIQGALVTQTGSGDACGAEWPLCHGRLIPENPTIETLIEYTHRLVSGILGIMVLIHSAWSWFILKHLRETKFFAILAVLFIIFQGLLGAAAVVWGQSDAVMALHFGFSLASFASVLLLTILAFEDGKHIRALVPPVSRKVRNYYYFLVIFVYIVVYTGAYVKHTEAGVGCNGWPLCNGQLIPILEGRTGIQFGHRLAAGLLFFAIFAAFVIVYKHYRTEKAFFHTTVISFILITLQVISGAIVVFSGLSLYATMVHAVLVSLLFGAVSYTTLLVDRSRVH
- the ytvI gene encoding sporulation integral membrane protein YtvI, yielding MSSSHIKKYIYIAIGLIVALLLFYFVLPVSLPIILALITALFLSPAVKSLMKRAKLSRNIAVFIVFVLFLLFIAMLGYFTFTRALSQLNQFVENLPSIINEINITWMSLLENLRMRFDHLSQDIVNEIDAAVTSQLLTMRDTLQEINIVGYATSILVKIPSYIVSFLVYLIALYLFLLDIPRLKLKVFSYMSEKTAEKVRFMSARLSYVIFGFFKAQFLVSIIIFIVTLIGLLFIAPEVALIMSIFIWLIDFIPIIGSIALLAPWAGYHLIAGNTVLAIQLLVLAAILLTIRRTVEPKVMGHHIGLSPLATLISLYIGLMLFGAVGFVLGPLVIILFTSAKEAGIIKFNFKV
- a CDS encoding CBS domain-containing protein, coding for MTILRDIMTDNVDTCTPNNNVYEVAMKMKQDHVGAIPICENEKLVGMITDRDIVVRGVAEERPSSTSVQEVMSDHLFTATPDMDVQEAAKLMAEKQIRRLPIVEGQKLIGIVSLGDLAVHTSTEHQAAIALTEISEQPQYHH
- a CDS encoding DUF420 domain-containing protein — its product is MAEFLPFISTVFIGLSAIFVAIGWYFIAKRKVEAHTRVMFWAAVLAVIFFATYLSKTFFVGSTSFGGPDDVAFYYQVFLVFHITMATLAAVLGIIQLITGYKNKLKSHRQLGPLTSIIWFISATTGIAVYLLLYVIYDPGETTNLFRAIIG